The following is a genomic window from Tissierellales bacterium.
GAAACCCTTACTGGCCATTAGAAGCTGCTAATAAATTAAATGAAGATATAGAATGGCCTTATTCTTATAAAAGAGCTAAAATTTAGTGTTATTTAAAGCCCTAGTATATAATGGCTAGGGCTTTAAATTTTACTTTATATAAAACATCTATAAAACATCATTCTTTTAATATAATAGAAAGTACCTTCCCAACTAAGAATAGATACTTTTTATCATGCAATTATTAATTATACATTTTTAATAGCTACTTGGGCTGCAGCGAGTCATACTATAAGTACTAAATATGCCAACAAGATACATAATCAAGACCAACTTTATCGCAACATATTATAGAATTTGATATTTCCCATGCTCTCCACATATACAAATATAGAGTTTTGGATTTGCCTTTCTATCTAACTTTGCAATCATATTCATTAACTTTCCTACTCCTTAATATCTATAATTTCAAAAGGCCCTAATAAAGGTCCTAACTTAAATGTCACTAAAATTTAAATTTTGTAATATACTTCACTACTCTTTAATAGAATTTTTGATTACCTTTTCTGGTATTTCATTGAAAAGTGGGCTGACTGATGTCCGATTATGTATCCTTTGAATAGCTTCGGCAAATAAAGGAGCTACAGATATTAATTTTATTTTACTACTATGTAAAATATTTTCATTATTCACAGAATCAGTACTAATAATTAATTCAATAGGACTATTCTCTACTTTTTTTATTCCTTCATTGTCTAATAAAATATGGGATAGGCATGCTATTACTTTATTTGCTCCCTTTTCTTTTAATGCTTCTGCAATATTTATGAGAGTACCACCTGAAATACTAAAATCATCTACAATAAGTACATTCTTGCCCTCTACATCGCCTATTATTTCAAGTATTTCTGCTTTCTCATCATGGCCTCTCCTAATCTTGTCTCCAATTGCTACTGATAAATCAAGGTATGAGGCAAACTTTCTAGCTTCCTTTGCAAACCCTGCATCTGGAGAAACAACTATTAAATTTTCAATATGTAAACTCTTTATATATTCACATAAAACAGGTAAAGCAAACAAATGATCAACAGGTCTTGTAAAAAATCCTTGGACCTGATGGCTGTGTAAATCCATTGTTACTATTCTATCTGCACCAGCTAGTTCTAAACAATCTGCACAAACCCTTCCACGAATAGATACACGTGGTTCATCTTTTTTATCTCCTTTAGCATATCCAAAGTATGGAATTATTGCAGTAATTGACTTAGCACTTGCTCTTTTAAATGTATCCATCCAAAATAATATTTCTACAAACTCATCATTAGGTTTTAACCCTATGGATTGTACTAGATATACGTCTTTATCTCTTACTGTTTCCTCAACTTTTACAAAAGTATTACCTTCCGAAAATGTAATAACCTGTGATACACCTAGTTCTACTCCTAAATATTCGCACATTCTTTCAGCAAAATGTTTTCCACTACTTCCAGCAAATATCTTTAAATCACTATTATCTTGAAGCATATTTTCACTCCTACTGTTAATTTTATTTTTCACAGCATATATATCTTCCATATTAAGTTTTTTAATCATTTTTATCCTTATCTTTATTCCAAATATTTTACACAAATATCTACATCACCAAGGCTTTTTGACATCAAGCCAATCATTCTTTTTCCAATAATTATAGTTAGTTTTATTCTATTTCTCACCTTTTCATATAATAAGATATTAGAAAAAATATGATTTACTAATATTTCTCCTGGTCATCTTTACAATACTTTCAATACATCTCTCTGTACCTAATCTACTTAACATAACCTTAAATTTTTCTTTTGTTTTTCCATATTTATTATAGAAATCCATAGTATGCTTTAAAAATAATTCCATCTCTTCTAAAGAAAATATACTACTAGCCACTCCTTCTCTATTTTGTAATTCTATAAGTTTGCCACCTAAATATATTGATACTCCTATATCTTTTTCAACTATCCCACCAAATTTACATCCTTCTATACATTTACCACAATTTATACATTTTAGATTATCTATAATTGGTTTGCTATTCTCAATAGAAATGGCATTTTTTCTACAGTTCTTAATACATAGACCACAGTTCCTACATTTTCCCTCTATAACTTTTGGAACTCTCTGGCCTACTATTCCAAAATCTTCTGACTGGACTTGTAAACAATTATTTGGACAACCTACAATGCCAATTTTAAATCTCCCAGGTAATTTATAATCTTTATATTTATCAAAAATTTTATTTCCTATATCTTCAGCATCTATTATTCCATTACCACATATAGCTCCCTTACAAGTAACAACAGGTCTAAGGTTTTGTCCTGATTTTAATAATAAAAGATTAAATTTGTTTATATCTGCTTTTATACTATCTATATCTTCATACTTAATCCAAGGTATTTCCACACATAACCTAGTTGTAAAACTCATATAACCTTTTCCATATTTTTCTGATATATAACAAATATATTTCATATCTTCTGCAGTCATCTTACCAGCTTTACTAATAATACGTATCCTAAAATATCCTTTAGTTTTTAATGGCGTAAAGCCTTCAGATCTTAACTTCCTTATTTCATCCTTTTCCACTAAAATCCTCCGTTCCCTGTTCTACCTAATCTTGTACATTAGATTTATGTTTATAATCATGTAAAACTTGATCTAGAACAATAACTATTGATAATATAAAAGCTTGGTTTTCATTGTCATCTATATCCACCGTATAAGTATCTGAAAAAGATATTAATTTTTTATTTACTCTTGCTACTTTTCTACCATTTTTATATATAGAAAAATTATAATCAAAAATATCCCCATCTACATCGAATTTTCCAAAATCACTACTGATAGAAAACTTGGACTTAAATAAAGTAAGTTTCTGCTTTATTGTTGCTCCTAACTTGTTATTTAGGTATATATTATATTCTGGTAAAAATCTTAATATCTTTTGTTCAATATGAGATACATTGCTCCCTAACATATCATAAATATTTAATTTCTTTCCTATGGTCAATACTTTTCCGACGACTTCAAACCTTGGTATTCCTTGTTCATCTTTTATTTGAAATTTATTTCCAATAGTAAATATTTTTTCTCTAACAATATATTTCATTATTACAATCTCCCTTAAGTTTATTTATATTTCATTCTATCATTTCACTAAATAAAATCATAGTGCTTCAATCTTTCCATCTTCATCATAAATATCTACTTCCTTCTTTAACACTTAAAGGATCTAATGAATTTTGCTCAATGAAATTTTCTACCCATTTCCTATCAGTTTTAGAATATTCTCTTAAAGTCCAGCCAATAGCTTTATTGATAAAAAATTCTGTAGTCTCCGAATTATGTATAATTGCCTTTAAAACTTCCTTTGACAACGCCGCCCTTTCTGGCTTCTTCAAACCAAGAAAGGTGAATAAATATCTTATGTATTTTGCCATTGATTTCGATTGTTCTTCATTTCTGTTACTATAAAATATCTCAAATATATCCATAATATACACCCTTATATTAATTTTTCTACATTTCCGCATCTATAATTTTTTCATCTAAGATATGCTTAAGCTCTTTTTCAATATATAAATCTTTCAACTGCCAAAATTTCTTAAATCTAATATAAGAATCTATAGCCTCTTTGTTATCCTTTTCTTTAATTTTTATGGCCCTTATTAATATATTTTTAGGAGTATGCTCCATATCTATAAATTCAAGTAACTGCACTTCATAGTCTAAAATCTCTAGTACATTGGCCCTTAAACTATCTGTTACTAATGATGATAACTTTTCCTTTATTATGCCATGTTTCAACATTGGTTCTAATACTGGATTTTCAATCTTGTCATAAAATTCGTGTTGGCAGCATGGAACTGAAAGTATAACTTTAGCATCCCAGTTTACAGCTTTAACTAATGCTGCATCAGTGGCAGTATCACAAGCATGTAATGTAACTACCATATCTACATCTTTGGAACCCTCAAAATCTTTAATATCTCCGTGTACAAATTTAAGTTTCTCATAATTTAAGTCTAAAGCCACTTCATTACAAAATCTAATTACATCCTCTTTTAAATCAAGTCCTATAATATTTACATCTAAGTTTAGAATACTTACTAAATAATAATAAAGTGCAAAAGTCAAATAGCTTTTTCCACATCCAAAATCTATAATATTAATAGTTTTATCTTTTTTTATACTTGGCATTACATCTGCTACCATTTCTAAAAATCTATTTATCTGCCTAAATTTATCGTATCTTTTTGAAATAACCTTTCCTTTTTTATTCATTACCCCTAGCCTTATAAGAAAATCGCAAGGTTTTCCATCTTCAATTATATATTCTTTTTTTCTATTATGTGATAGATTCATTTCTGTTTTTGTAGGTTTTTTCTTTAATATCCTAGCCTTTCCCTTTTTAGATATTAATATTTGATAGTCTGCTTCTCCTGTAAAGAACATACCTTGTCTAAAACTTTCAGTTAAAAGTTCCTCTATCTTTTCAATAGATTTGTTAGGTTCAAGGTTATCATGTATAACCCTAGTTTTATAATTGTAGGTAAGTTGAATCTTTATTTCATCTTTTATTAAAACTGGCTTTATATCTACTTTATTAAAACTATCCTTATCTTTCTTCCTAAGATTACTGAGAGTTCCAAATATAATCTCTTCATTTAATATAACTTTGTTTAATAATTCTATAACTTCATTCATTCTAAATCTCTCCTCTTTTTAAATGGAAAAAAGGCCAGTCCTTTTTTCTTACTTTTAACCTTTAACCGTTTATCTCTAATTTTAATCTTTTGAAGTATTTCTCCATAAATTTAATTCTTTCTTTTCCTATTTCTTTTTCCTTCTTGGTAAATAATTTACCAGGAATATTTTTAAACTTTACTTCATATTCAATAAATAGCGTATGATCTGACATTCTATATTATCTTTTTCTGTAATAAATATTTAAACTAATGATACATCCAACTATTCCAGTTATGATATACTTTACCCTTATTTTCTTTGTAACTTCTCATTTCTTTAATATAAAAGGCAAAGCAATATTATAAATTTAGGAATTTGTTTTTCAATATCTCCATAACCATAATCACCACGAAATAAAGTATCTTGACCATTAAAAATAGAAATAGATACACCAACTGTTGTATCTTCATGATTGTTAACATAGGAGTCAATTGTTGTTAGTATATCCTATCCAAAGTCCAGATGGAAGGACAGTGTTATTTTGTGCATAAACTGTACAATTACTATTAAAAATCATAATACATAATATAGATAACAATAATATCTTTACTTTTTTATCATTTTCATCTCCAATTTTAAAGTGAGAAAAAGGGTACGTTTCCCTTTTTTCACTAATTATCATTATTTCTTTTCATAAATTGTCTTTTCATTTACATTTTTACATGTATAAACTGTAGGCTCTTGACTATCAGTAGCTACTACAAAGGAAAATCCATCCATGTTAGTAGCTGCACCAAATTCACCTTTATTATTTAAACATACTACCGACAAATCTCCAGATTTTCCTCTCCTTTTCGTTAACTCATTATGTAAACCTAATACAGCTTTCTCTGCAGCTTCTTGAGGATGGTATCCTTCTTTCATTAGTCTAACTATTTCATAGGATATGCAACCTTTCATTAAGTCTTCTCCTAGGCCTGTTGCTGTTGCTCCTCCCACTTCATTATCTACATAAAATCCTGAGCCTGGAACTGGTGAATCACCAACTCTTCCCTTTCTTTTCATAAATAATCCACTTGTTGATGTTGCTGCATTCATATTATTATCCATATCTAAAACTACCATGCCTACTGTATCATGTCCATCGTAAGGACTTAATCCGGTTTCTGCAATTTCTTTTACTCTTTTCTCATATTCTTCTTTTCCTTTTTCGGTTAACATATTCACTCTTTCAAATCCATTTTTTTGTGCATATTCATCTGCCCCCGCCCCTACTAAAAAACAATTAAATCTTTCTTTACTTAATTCTTTAGCTACACTTATTGGATTTTTAAAATCTCTTATTCCAGCTACTGCTCCTACATTTAGGGTTGCCCCATCCATATAAGCCGCATCTAATTCTACTACACCTTGTTCATTTGGTAGTCCACCATATCCAACTGAAGTATAGTCTGGATTATCTTCAACAATTTTAATAGCTTTCTCTATTACCACACTAGATTTTCCATTATTTTTTAATAGATTTGCCCCTTCGGTTACACCTTCTTCTGCCATTTCCCATGTTCCTATAATCGCCCACTTCATAACCTATACCCCCATTTTCTAATAGTTATAAATATAGCAGTATATTTAGATATATAAT
Proteins encoded in this region:
- a CDS encoding ribose-phosphate diphosphokinase gives rise to the protein MIKKLNMEDIYAVKNKINSRSENMLQDNSDLKIFAGSSGKHFAERMCEYLGVELGVSQVITFSEGNTFVKVEETVRDKDVYLVQSIGLKPNDEFVEILFWMDTFKRASAKSITAIIPYFGYAKGDKKDEPRVSIRGRVCADCLELAGADRIVTMDLHSHQVQGFFTRPVDHLFALPVLCEYIKSLHIENLIVVSPDAGFAKEARKFASYLDLSVAIGDKIRRGHDEKAEILEIIGDVEGKNVLIVDDFSISGGTLINIAEALKEKGANKVIACLSHILLDNEGIKKVENSPIELIISTDSVNNENILHSSKIKLISVAPLFAEAIQRIHNRTSVSPLFNEIPEKVIKNSIKE
- a CDS encoding 4Fe-4S dicluster domain-containing protein, which produces MEKDEIRKLRSEGFTPLKTKGYFRIRIISKAGKMTAEDMKYICYISEKYGKGYMSFTTRLCVEIPWIKYEDIDSIKADINKFNLLLLKSGQNLRPVVTCKGAICGNGIIDAEDIGNKIFDKYKDYKLPGRFKIGIVGCPNNCLQVQSEDFGIVGQRVPKVIEGKCRNCGLCIKNCRKNAISIENSKPIIDNLKCINCGKCIEGCKFGGIVEKDIGVSIYLGGKLIELQNREGVASSIFSLEEMELFLKHTMDFYNKYGKTKEKFKVMLSRLGTERCIESIVKMTRRNISKSYFF
- a CDS encoding LURP-one-related family protein; this translates as MKYIVREKIFTIGNKFQIKDEQGIPRFEVVGKVLTIGKKLNIYDMLGSNVSHIEQKILRFLPEYNIYLNNKLGATIKQKLTLFKSKFSISSDFGKFDVDGDIFDYNFSIYKNGRKVARVNKKLISFSDTYTVDIDDNENQAFILSIVIVLDQVLHDYKHKSNVQD
- a CDS encoding DNA alkylation repair protein, translating into MDIFEIFYSNRNEEQSKSMAKYIRYLFTFLGLKKPERAALSKEVLKAIIHNSETTEFFINKAIGWTLREYSKTDRKWVENFIEQNSLDPLSVKEGSRYL
- a CDS encoding SAM-dependent methyltransferase gives rise to the protein MNEVIELLNKVILNEEIIFGTLSNLRKKDKDSFNKVDIKPVLIKDEIKIQLTYNYKTRVIHDNLEPNKSIEKIEELLTESFRQGMFFTGEADYQILISKKGKARILKKKPTKTEMNLSHNRKKEYIIEDGKPCDFLIRLGVMNKKGKVISKRYDKFRQINRFLEMVADVMPSIKKDKTINIIDFGCGKSYLTFALYYYLVSILNLDVNIIGLDLKEDVIRFCNEVALDLNYEKLKFVHGDIKDFEGSKDVDMVVTLHACDTATDAALVKAVNWDAKVILSVPCCQHEFYDKIENPVLEPMLKHGIIKEKLSSLVTDSLRANVLEILDYEVQLLEFIDMEHTPKNILIRAIKIKEKDNKEAIDSYIRFKKFWQLKDLYIEKELKHILDEKIIDAEM
- a CDS encoding N(4)-(beta-N-acetylglucosaminyl)-L-asparaginase; translation: MKWAIIGTWEMAEEGVTEGANLLKNNGKSSVVIEKAIKIVEDNPDYTSVGYGGLPNEQGVVELDAAYMDGATLNVGAVAGIRDFKNPISVAKELSKERFNCFLVGAGADEYAQKNGFERVNMLTEKGKEEYEKRVKEIAETGLSPYDGHDTVGMVVLDMDNNMNAATSTSGLFMKRKGRVGDSPVPGSGFYVDNEVGGATATGLGEDLMKGCISYEIVRLMKEGYHPQEAAEKAVLGLHNELTKRRGKSGDLSVVCLNNKGEFGAATNMDGFSFVVATDSQEPTVYTCKNVNEKTIYEKK